A genomic window from Sporosarcina sp. Marseille-Q4063 includes:
- a CDS encoding glycerol-3-phosphate responsive antiterminator, with protein sequence MPFRQQKVLPAARTLKQFEQLLQCKFEYIVLLEVHISNLKTLEQEASRHNKKLIIHADLIQGLKTDNYAADFLCNDIEPAGIISTRSNMLMRAKAKGIIAIQRMFLLDTIALEKSYSLIETTQPDYIEMLPGVIPELIHEVHEQTGIPIINGGLIRTQTHVQEALAAGAVAVTTSDKELWELY encoded by the coding sequence ATGCCATTTCGACAGCAAAAGGTGTTACCAGCAGCAAGGACTTTAAAGCAATTTGAACAATTATTACAATGTAAATTTGAGTACATTGTATTATTAGAAGTTCATATTAGCAATTTAAAAACACTTGAACAAGAAGCGAGTAGACACAATAAGAAGCTCATTATTCATGCAGATTTAATTCAAGGGTTGAAAACAGATAACTACGCGGCTGATTTCCTATGTAATGATATTGAACCCGCGGGCATCATTTCTACCCGCTCCAACATGCTTATGAGAGCAAAGGCTAAAGGAATTATTGCGATTCAGCGGATGTTTTTATTGGACACCATTGCACTTGAAAAGAGTTATTCGCTTATTGAAACAACACAACCAGATTATATTGAAATGTTACCAGGTGTAATTCCAGAACTGATTCACGAAGTTCATGAGCAGACGGGTATTCCTATTATTAATGGTGGTTTAATCCGAACGCAGACTCATGTGCAAGAGGCTTTGGCTGCCGGAGCAGTCGCTGTTACAACATCAGATAAAGAGTTATGGGAATTATATTAA
- a CDS encoding MIP/aquaporin family protein has product MTAFLGELVGTMILIIFGAGVVGGVVLKKSKAEGAGWIVITIGWGLAVAMGVYAVGHVSGAHLNPAVTIGLASIGEFPWADVPMYVFAQMIGAIIGATIIYFHYLPHWKETEDKDAKLAVFSTIAAIPHPLSNLTSEIIGTFALLLGILSIGANEFTEGLNPLIVGALIIAIGMSLGGPTGYAINPARDLGPRIAHFFLPIPGKGKSNWSYAWIPVVGPVIGGSFGALFYQQVFEGKNSIAFWIVGAIVLAVLLGAQYSVRQVESKQTTTDSIEV; this is encoded by the coding sequence ATGACAGCATTTTTAGGAGAACTTGTAGGAACGATGATCTTAATTATTTTCGGTGCTGGTGTCGTCGGCGGTGTCGTCCTAAAAAAGTCGAAAGCAGAAGGCGCTGGTTGGATTGTCATTACGATTGGTTGGGGTCTCGCAGTTGCCATGGGTGTTTACGCAGTGGGTCATGTAAGCGGTGCCCATTTAAATCCTGCGGTGACAATTGGTTTGGCTTCAATAGGTGAATTTCCATGGGCAGATGTACCGATGTATGTATTTGCGCAGATGATTGGTGCGATTATTGGTGCCACAATTATTTATTTTCACTACTTACCTCATTGGAAAGAAACAGAGGACAAGGATGCTAAGTTGGCGGTATTTTCGACAATCGCCGCAATTCCCCATCCGCTTTCAAATCTAACAAGCGAGATTATTGGGACGTTCGCTTTACTACTTGGAATATTATCCATCGGTGCGAATGAATTCACGGAAGGATTAAATCCATTAATCGTAGGTGCGCTCATCATTGCAATTGGTATGTCTCTCGGTGGACCTACGGGATATGCCATTAACCCGGCTCGTGACCTAGGCCCGCGAATTGCACATTTCTTTTTACCAATACCAGGGAAAGGGAAATCGAATTGGAGTTATGCATGGATTCCGGTTGTCGGTCCAGTTATTGGCGGTTCGTTCGGGGCATTATTTTATCAACAAGTTTTTGAAGGGAAAAATAGTATTGCGTTCTGGATTGTAGGCGCTATTGTCCTAGCAGTATTACTTGGCGCACAATATTCGGTACGTCAAGTAGAGTCTAAACAAACCACGACTGATAGTATTGAAGTTTAA
- a CDS encoding glycerol-3-phosphate dehydrogenase/oxidase, whose translation MTKFSSLDRAQTFQHLAEEEFDLLVIGGGITGAGIALDATTRGLKTALVEMQDFASGTSSRSTKLVHGGLRYLKQFQIKEVAELGKERAIVYENGPHVTTPEWMLLPFHKGGTFGRFSTSLGLKVYDFLAGVKKSERRTMLTTEETIEKAPLVKREGLLGGGVYVEYRTDDARLTIEVIKSAAEKGATLANYAKAQGFIYNNQEKIAGVEVVDQLTGKNIEIKAKTVINAAGPWVDEVKGIEGGKSNKHLILSKGVHLVFDQNDFPLHQAVYFDTPDKRMIFAVPRDGKTYVGTTDTFYEGDPKVMQISASDRDYLLDAIHYMFPELTLTEQHIESSWAGVRPLVHQEGKSPSEISRKDEIWESESGLITMAGGKLTGYRKMAETVVDKVTKRLAEEENIQFKRCITKKLPISGGDMGGSANMKIFLKKKIDEGQRIGLSEEESRKLAVLYGTNVNHVYAYREEGHSELPHILYGQLLYAINYEMATKPVDFFIRRTGDMFFNIDQVKSWKAQVIEEMSTIFGWSVEERTQYTEELEVEIKRATTVL comes from the coding sequence ATGACAAAGTTTTCATCATTAGATAGAGCACAAACATTTCAACATTTAGCAGAAGAGGAATTCGACTTACTTGTAATTGGCGGTGGGATTACGGGAGCTGGTATCGCATTAGATGCAACAACGCGCGGGCTGAAAACTGCACTTGTTGAAATGCAGGATTTTGCTTCTGGAACGTCAAGTCGCTCTACGAAACTTGTACACGGCGGACTTCGCTATTTAAAACAATTTCAAATAAAAGAAGTTGCTGAACTCGGGAAAGAACGTGCGATTGTATATGAAAATGGACCTCATGTGACGACACCGGAGTGGATGCTGTTACCGTTTCATAAAGGCGGCACATTTGGTAGATTCTCGACATCACTCGGATTAAAAGTGTATGACTTCCTTGCAGGTGTTAAAAAGTCTGAGAGACGAACGATGCTAACGACGGAAGAGACAATTGAAAAAGCACCACTCGTAAAAAGAGAGGGTTTGTTAGGGGGCGGCGTGTACGTTGAATACCGTACTGATGACGCTCGTTTAACGATTGAAGTGATTAAGTCTGCGGCTGAAAAAGGTGCAACGCTTGCGAATTACGCGAAGGCACAGGGATTTATTTATAACAATCAAGAGAAGATTGCTGGCGTAGAAGTTGTAGATCAACTCACTGGTAAAAATATCGAAATTAAAGCGAAAACAGTTATTAACGCTGCGGGACCATGGGTGGATGAGGTAAAGGGAATTGAAGGCGGAAAAAGTAACAAGCATTTAATATTATCAAAAGGCGTCCATCTTGTTTTTGACCAAAACGATTTCCCGCTCCATCAAGCCGTCTATTTCGACACACCAGATAAGCGGATGATTTTTGCGGTACCAAGAGACGGCAAAACATATGTAGGTACAACGGATACATTTTACGAAGGTGATCCAAAAGTAATGCAAATATCAGCATCGGATCGCGACTATTTATTGGATGCAATTCACTATATGTTCCCCGAATTAACATTGACAGAACAACATATCGAATCTAGTTGGGCAGGTGTTCGACCTCTTGTTCACCAGGAGGGAAAAAGTCCTTCAGAGATTTCAAGAAAAGATGAGATTTGGGAATCAGAAAGTGGGCTTATTACGATGGCTGGCGGAAAATTAACAGGGTATCGTAAAATGGCCGAAACAGTCGTTGATAAAGTAACGAAAAGATTGGCCGAAGAAGAAAACATTCAATTTAAACGATGTATCACTAAGAAACTGCCGATCTCTGGAGGAGATATGGGCGGTTCTGCAAATATGAAAATATTCCTTAAGAAAAAAATAGATGAGGGTCAAAGAATCGGACTTTCTGAAGAAGAGAGCCGCAAACTTGCGGTACTATATGGAACGAATGTCAATCATGTATATGCATATAGAGAAGAAGGCCATTCTGAACTGCCGCATATCTTATATGGGCAATTACTTTATGCAATCAATTATGAAATGGCAACCAAACCAGTCGATTTCTTTATTCGAAGAACGGGTGATATGTTTTTCAATATCGATCAAGTGAAATCATGGAAAGCACAAGTCATTGAAGAGATGTCAACAATTTTTGGGTGGTCGGTAGAAGAGCGAACACAGTACACTGAAGAACTTGAAGTGGAAATAAAAAGAGCAACGACTGTGTTATAA